In Pseudomonas sp. R76, one genomic interval encodes:
- a CDS encoding YcgN family cysteine cluster protein: MAAKVEPFWIRKTLEHLDQEEWESLCDGCGLCCLQKLEDEEDNSVYYTRIACKLLDLKTCQCTDYPNRRASVPDCIQLTPGQADQFKWLPPTCGYRLVSERKDLPLWHHLVCGDRDAVHHERISQSGRMLAEGSVPEDDWEDYLIFRAG, translated from the coding sequence ATGGCCGCCAAAGTCGAACCTTTCTGGATACGCAAAACCCTTGAACACCTCGACCAGGAGGAATGGGAGTCGTTGTGCGACGGCTGTGGCCTGTGCTGCCTGCAAAAGCTTGAGGATGAGGAAGACAACAGCGTCTATTACACGCGTATCGCCTGCAAACTCCTCGACCTGAAAACCTGCCAGTGCACTGACTACCCCAACCGCCGCGCCTCGGTGCCTGACTGCATCCAACTCACGCCGGGCCAGGCCGACCAGTTCAAGTGGCTGCCGCCGACCTGCGGCTATCGCCTGGTCAGCGAGCGCAAGGACTTGCCGCTGTGGCATCACCTGGTCTGCGGCGACCGCGACGCCGTGCACCATGAACGCATTTCCCAGTCCGGACGCATGCTCGCCGAAGGCAGCGTGCCCGAAGACGACTGGGAGGATTACCTGATCTTCCGCGCGGGCTGA